The Kiritimatiellales bacterium region GCGCGGCTGAAGCGATAGCACGGCGAATCAATGTCGCCGAGATGTCCGGTGTGTGCACCGGCAATTAAACGCTGCAGCGGTATGGTTTCTTTTTGTCCGTTGATGTTTGCGACAATATTTTCATTCACCGGCATTTCAACTTCGATACACATGCCTTGCGTGGCCGGCGTCATGTTATTCGGATTGGCTTCGCTTTTGGTGACGAAATGCACGGACCGCTCGCCGGTTTTTTCCCAGTGCGATGTGTAATACTCACTTTCGCCGCCGGTTTGTTCGACGGGCGATACAACTTCGCGCCCGCGAAAGCGCGGTTCGACATTCAGAATTTTTCCGGCGCTGATGCCGAAGTCAACTTCCCACGGTGTAATTTTTTTGCGCTCGCCCCAGCCGAGCTCGAGATAAAGTTTAGTGCGGATGATTTTGCCGGCCGGCGCCGGTTTCACATCGCATTCGGAGAAGCGCCGGAAGATCTGATTGTTTTTTACAATATCTACATAGTCGATGGCGCCGCCGGCGCTGACGTCGAATTCAATTTCGCGTGCGCCGGAATTTTGCAGAACAGAACCCATTGGATTGCCGTTGATACTGAATTTGAGAGCGATGCGGTCGCCGGTGATGGCGTAAGTGCGGCGTGCGCGAATGGCGTTCCAGAGGGCGTCGCGCGTTTTGCTTTCCGCCCAGACGCCGGTGGCGCCGTGGCCGTAGCTGCCGGGATGCCCGCTGTGATGATCGGTACAGCCGAGGAAACCGAAAATTTTTCCGGCG contains the following coding sequences:
- a CDS encoding DUF3604 domain-containing protein, which encodes MKAYENLNPYFGDLHTHCRISYGHGPLEDALKNAEEQLDFCSVTGHAHWPDMPAPDERIQYIIDFHKEGFARLKAGWLKILETLKARDRAGKMIIFPGFEIHMNSDGDRTIFYKELAGEILYAESLPDLYNRLNALNAAGNDVMSFPHHIAYRRGTRGINWETFAPEIEQNVELISMHGCSETSENTRPFLHSMGGSDWESTVQYGLAAGKIFGFLGCTDHHSGHPGSYGHGATGVWAESKTRDALWNAIRARRTYAITGDRIALKFSINGNPMGSVLQNSGAREIEFDVSAGGAIDYVDIVKNNQIFRRFSECDVKPAPAGKIIRTKLYLELGWGERKKITPWEVDFGISAGKILNVEPRFRGREVVSPVEQTGGESEYYTSHWEKTGERSVHFVTKSEANPNNMTPATQGMCIEVEMPVNENIVANINGQKETIPLQRLIAGAHTGHLGDIDSPCYRFSRA